The following is a genomic window from Acidobacteriota bacterium.
GGCGGACATAGTGCACGAAGATGTCCTCGAGATAGTGCTTTCCCGTCGTCCGGCGGTGTCCTTCGAGGGTGTCACAGGCGAGGATGCGGCCCCGGTGGATGATCGCGATCCGGTCGCAGAGCTTCTCCGCCTCGCTCATGATGTGCGTGCTGAAGAGGATCGTCTTGCCCTCGCCGCGCATCTCGGTGATCAGATCGAGCATCTCCATGGCGTTGAGGATGTCGAGGCCGACGGTGGGTTCGTCGAAGATGAGCAGCGGCGGGTCGTGCGCGACGGTTCGGGCGATCGAGACCTTCTGTTTCATACCGCTGGAGA
Proteins encoded in this region:
- a CDS encoding ABC transporter ATP-binding protein, with amino-acid sequence FFALVNGFPRSRVRQRVESLIERFGLGDFADARHYTLSSGMKQKVSIARTVAHDPPLLIFDEPTVGLDILNAMEMLDLITEMRGEGKTILFSTHIMSEAEKLCDRIAIIHRGRILACDTLEGHRRTTGKHYLEDIFVHYVRPEEAGRRAART